From the candidate division WOR-3 bacterium genome, the window ACCTTTTAAATAAAGAGTATGATGATGCAATAAAAAAATTCAGCGAGGCGCTCAAGATAAATCCCCATGATCCCGAATTATACTATTACTTGGGCCTCGCATATGAAGGTTCAAACAAGATTAAAGAAGCGGTCGATATGTATGAGAAGACACTGCGTCTTGATAAGACATTTTCAAATGCGGAAATGCGTCTCAACAAGCTGACGGCTAAAATGCAGGAAGGTGCTGGACAGAAAAAAGAGAACGGAAAAGAGAAATGACCTGCCCGCGGTGCCGATGCAGAATGAAGGAAACCAGGGGAACACACCATAAAAGGAAGAAATGGATTTGTCCTAAATGCGGTAAAGTCCGCTTTTCAAAACTGCAAGGGAAACGAAAAAAGTATTGACAAATTGAAAATTTTAATTATCATTTATTAAAAATGGAAACGTACTACTCGATCATAGGGGTGTCAAGTAATGCTACGCCTGACGAGATTAAGCGGGCGTACCTTAAGCTGGCTCAAAAGTATCATCCTGATAGATTTCAGGACCCTGAAGAAAAACGAAAGGCGAATCTTAAGTTCTCAAAGATCACCGAGAGCTATCGCGTTCTCTCTGATGAAAAGTTGAGGGCGGAATATGATAAATCTCTGGGAAAAGGTAAAAAACCGACCGATGAGGCGAAAGAGACCCAGGCGAAGAATGCATTCCAGCGTGCGATAGCTTTCCTGAAACAGAACGATCCCTGGCGAGCGGTCAATCTTCTGCGCATCGCCTGTCGATATAATCCCCAGCCGATATATCTTTCTTATTTGGGGCTTGCCCTTGTCTACACAAAGCAGTACCAGAACGAGGGGTTTGAAAAGTTGAAACAGGCGACAAAACAGATGATGTTCAACCCCATTCTTTATGTTAATCTCGGTCTGGCTTATGAATATACCGGCAAGAGTTCTGAGGCGCTCCAGGCGTTCTACGAAGCACTCAACTGGGATAAAAACAACCGTGCGGCGAAAAGGGGGATCGAGCGTCTGGGCGGCGGTAAGAAGAAAGGATTCTTCGCCCGGTTATTCGGGAACAAAAAATGAAGAAAACCAATATTCTGACCCAACTTGAAGAATTATGTAAACGCCTTTCAATAGTCGTCAAATACGATAGATTTTTCGGACGGGGTGGTTACTGCCGCCTGAAGAATCAGGCGTATTTCATAATAAACAAAAGATTGTCCAATGAGGCGAAAGAACAGATATTTTTGAACGAGTTTAGGTCCTTCGATTTCACAAACACTCCATTACCCGAACCGATCAGAAAATTACTCGAAGAAAAATGACCGTCGTCATCATCCTGGTTCTTATCGGAATCTTTCTCTGGTTAGCCAATCTCCATATCATAAACCTGGCGCGTGATTGGCCTGTCATACTGATCATCGTCGGCCTCGGCAGTATCTTTCACGTCTCCAGTAAAAACAAGAAGAAAAAGATTATAGAAGCACTGGAAAAAGGGAAAATTACTGTAGAAGAAGCGGAAGAACGTCTGAAAAAAACAGGTTGAGCAGTAAAATTATCGCTCGTCTCTGATTTCTCCGACCAATTCTTCAATAAGGTCTTCCAAGGTGACGATGCCGACTGTACGATTTTTACTGTCACGCACTACGGCCAGATGTTCACCTTTCTGTTTCATCGTTAAAAAGATCGACATACAGCGATCGTTTATGCCAACGAAGAATGGTTTGCGCAAACTTATTTTATTTGTATAGAAATAATCTTTTATATTGAATACACCGATGATGTTATTCCTCTTTCCTTGATAGACCGGGATGCGGGTGTAAATTCTTCGTTGACTCTTTGACAGCGCATCCAGTTCAGCCCCCTTTTCACAAAGAAACACCGCTTCCAGAGGAATCATCACTTCGGACACGATTCTTTTGGAAAAATTGAAGAATCGCGCCGCGAATCGGCTTGCCTTCTCTTCATATTCGCTCATCGCATAG encodes:
- a CDS encoding tetratricopeptide repeat protein, which produces LLNKEYDDAIKKFSEALKINPHDPELYYYLGLAYEGSNKIKEAVDMYEKTLRLDKTFSNAEMRLNKLTAKMQEGAGQKKENGKEK